The sequence GATTTTTTTCATTTTTAACTAATCCACCAACAACTTGTAAATTTAGAACTTTTCTATTTCGAAGAAGTGGACTTGGATTATTTCTATCAATTTGCTCCTTGCCTGCCATTTTATCTCCAATAGGATACTTAGAATCTTTTAGCCAACGTATATAACCAACATATTCATTTTCTTTTTTCTGAATTTCTACAATAACTTTTTGATTTGGAAGAAGCCAATATCCTATATAAGGATCAGGTAATTCTTTACTAAATAAAGTAAAAGTAATTAAGATAAATAAAATTATAATTTTGTTCATAGAATATCACACAATATAATGTATATAATTTTCTAAACCTCTTAAAATAAATAATTTTTTTAAAATGAATTTAACTTCTTTTAAATTGATTGGAAATCCTGCATTTTGTAGTTTAGAAAAACCAGAATAGGCTGTATTTATAGTATGTGTAAGATAGTTTGCAGTGAAATATGGATCGATGCTTTTAAAATCGATTTGAGATTCAGTTACTTTAAAAATTTCAGAATACTTGGCAATGGCAAGATTTATATTGTTATTTTGGAAATCTTCTTCCATATCAAAAAAATCATCAAGTGCTTGTAAACTCATTCCTATAATAAATAGTCCATCACTAAATTCGGATATTTTTAAATTGTTTTCTATTATTTTGGGGATAGTTAAACTTATTTCTAGTAATTTTCCTCCAATTTGTTTATGAACATTTTCAAGGATAAAATTAGATGAAGGATATTTATTATATATTTCTCTTTTTCTAATACTTTCTCCTTTCGCAATTGAATAAATCTCTTCTAAAAGAATAGTATTAATTTTTTTATTATTACAATTTAATTTTAAAATTTCTTTAGTCAGAAGTTCTTGTGTAATAAGAGAAATAAAACTATTTTCTACTAATGGATTATTAAGAGAGTTTATAAAAATATTCCCTTTTTTTTCATCATCTAGAATATTATCAATAGAAGTTACTATTTGTCTTAAGAACATAATTATTTTTCCATAAGAAATAACTCTAGACTTAGGAATATTACTTTCATTTATAAGAGATAACATAAGAATAGTAAAAAAATTTTTTTTAAATAAACTAATAAAATTTGTATCGTAGTAATTCAAGGTAAGTTCTGTATAAAAACTATAATTTTTGAAATCTTCGATGACAGTTTTTTGGCACTCTTTCATAATATCAGAAGCTTGAAGAAATTTTTTAAATAATAATTTACTGGACATTTTTCCTCCTAAGTTATAATTAATATATAATTAATTATAGTATTAAAAAGTTAAAATTAATATAAAAAAATAAAATTGACAAAATTTCAACTATTTGCTGATGAAATAAGATTTAGGTGATTTTATATATAAGTTTATTTTAAGAGAAGATAGAATAATAATAAACTTGATAGGAAATAACTTAGATAGTTATTTTATAATTATTTAGATAAAAGAAAAATAGAAATTTTTTTAAATATTATTAAATCAGGAGAAAATTATTTTGAAATTATATTAACGAAAATCTTTTAAATTATTTAAATTTTTATCTTATAAATGCTAAAATATATAAGAGGTGAAAAATGAAAAAAATTTTAATTATAGAAGATGATTTGAGAATAAGAAGAATTTTACAACTAGAATTAGAACATGAAGGATACTTAGTTAATTTAGCTAAAGATGGAAAAGAAGGCTTAGAAAAATTTAAATTAATGAGGTATGATCTGATTTTATTAGATTTAATGTTACCTGAAGTTTCAGGAGAGGAAGTTTGTAAAAAATTAAGAAAAAATTCTGATATACCTATAATAGTACTGACTGCAAAAGAAGATATTAAAAGTAAAGTTGAACTTTTAGATATGGGAGCTGATGATTATATAACAAAACCATTTAATATAGAGGAACTTTTTGCTAGAATGAGGGTTGCTTTAAGAAATAAAAAAAATTATCAAGAGATTGGGAAGTTAAAGTATGAAGACTTAGTTTTAGATATTACTCGAAAAGAATTGGTTATAAATGAGGAAAAAATATCTTTGACTAAGACAGAATATAGGTTGTTAGAATTATTTATTTTAAATAAAGAATTAATTGTATCAAGAGAAAGAATTATAACTGAAATATGGGGTTATGATTTTGATGGAGAAGAGAAAATAGTAGATGTATATTTAAATTTTTTAAGAAAAAAAATAGAAACTCAGGAGAAAAAATATATACAAAATATTAGAGGATTTGGGTATATGTTAAAGCTTAAAAGAGGAGATTCTTATGAAAAAGATATCTAAAATGCTTTTAAAAAGCTACATGATTTTAATTTTAATTTTTACTTGTTCAAGTGTAGTGATTTTTATAACTGTTGAAGCATATATAAAGAGAAGTTCTGCTGATGATTTATATGCTATCGATAGTTTTTTACAGTATGAAACAAAAGAGTTTAAGGAAAAGTTAGAAAGTGGTAGAAAAATAAATGATATAATTGATTCTGCTTTAGATGAAGCTCCTAAAATATTAGGAAGTTCTATTATTTTTAAATTAAATGGACAAATACTATCAAGAAGTTATTCGGAAAATGAGTTAAAACAAGTAGAGAATGAAGATTATTATGATATTGTGAAAGATTGTGGATATTATAATCTTCAATATTTAAAAAGAAAAATAAATATAAAGGAATACCCTAATTTAGAAGTATATATTATAAAAAATTTAAAAGCAGAAAAAAGATTGATGTTAAATATTATTGGTTTATCTACATTAATTTTAATTTTTACAACTTTATTAGCTTATTTTATTTCAAAAAGATTTTATAATAGATTTACATTCTCTTTGAATGAACTTCAGAGATTAACTAATGAGATAAATTTAGAAAGTTTAGATACAAATTTAAAAAAAAATGAATATTATGAATTTCAACAAGTTATTATTTCGTATAATAATATGTTAAAAAGATTAAAAGAACAGGCAAAAAAGCAGATAGATTTTGTAAATAATGCTTCCCATGAGTTAAAAACTCCAATTTTTGTAATAAGTGGATATGTAGATCTGATAAAAAGATGGGGATATTTAAATAAAGAGTTGGTAGAGGAAAGTTTAGATGCAATAGGAGAAGAAAGTAAAAATATGGCTAATTTAGTAAATAAATTATTATTTTTAGCTAAAGATGAAGAAAATTATATAAATGAAGAAGAGATTAATTTAAAAGATTTAATAATAAATATAGTTAAAGATTTAAAAATTTTGTATCCACTTCAAGAGATAGAAATAATTATTTCTGAAGAGCACACTATAATTTCAGATAATTTTTTACTAAAACAACTATTAATAAATTTAATAGAAAATGCTGTAAAATACGGAAATAAGAAAAAAGTAACAATTATTTTAAAAAAAGATAAAAATATCACAATTGAGATAATTGACAGAGGAAAGGGAATTAATAAAGAAAATTTAAATAAAATTTTTGAAAAGTTTTATAGAGAGGATAAGGCAAGGAGTAGAAGTGAAGGTAGTTATGGTCTAGGGCTTGCAATTGTAAAAAAAATAGCGGATATGTTAGATATTTATGTAGAAGTTGAAAGTGAATTAAAAAGAGGAACGACTGCAAGGGCTATTTTTAAAAATAGTATAAGTTTATAAGATATAAAAATTATTTAATTAATAAGAAAGAATTAAGTAGTAACTATTTAGGTATTTAAAAAATTGAAATTATCTTATACTTCAATTATGAGTATATATTTTTTAAACTAATTTAGGTCCAAATAGTTACTATTTTGAAAATTATTTGATAAAGAGTTTTGTTTATAAAGATATTTCTAAGGAATGTTATTTTCCCATCTTTTCAAGTATTTCTTCTATAATATCATCAGAGCGATATCCAGCAAAATACTCTTTACTCACATTTTCAAATCCAATATTTCTATATTTTTTAGGTCTTCCAATGTATCTTGCGACAAAGTCAAAGTTTTCATCTAATATAGCTAGAGTAGGAACTACATATTTTTCTTCTGGAATTTCTAATTTTTCTCTTAAAAATTTGAAGCCTCTTCCTTCTGTGATTATTCCAAGTTTTATATTTGGATTAATCTCTGTCATTTTAACAAGTACAGGTATAGTAGCTCTTACATATGGACACCAAGATTCAGCACTTAATAAAAAATTATAAGGTTTATCAAGGCTCTTTATTTTATTAGTATACTCTTCACAAATAGAAATAACCTTAGTTATCTCTGCAATTTCTTCTCTTTCACTAGCACTTGCAATACTTAAAAAAGTTTCATAACTCATTCCTGTTTCAAATAATTCTTTGTACTCCATTATAATACCTCCTAATATTTTTAGTTTTAATATTTAACCTTTTTTAATACACATTTAATTGCTTCTTCAATAGAAGCAAATCCTCTTATCTCTTCTTTAGATACAAGAGAATTTATCTCTTTTTGACTGTACCCTAGAGCTTCTAATGCTTCATATAATTCATCTTCAATAGCAAAACTTTCAAATAGATTTTCATCTTGAGTAAATAGATTCCCAATAGCTTTAAGTTTTCCTTTTAAATCTAAAATTACTTGTTGAGCTTTTTTCTCTCCAAGTTTTGGAACTCT comes from Fusobacterium necrogenes and encodes:
- a CDS encoding response regulator transcription factor produces the protein MKKILIIEDDLRIRRILQLELEHEGYLVNLAKDGKEGLEKFKLMRYDLILLDLMLPEVSGEEVCKKLRKNSDIPIIVLTAKEDIKSKVELLDMGADDYITKPFNIEELFARMRVALRNKKNYQEIGKLKYEDLVLDITRKELVINEEKISLTKTEYRLLELFILNKELIVSRERIITEIWGYDFDGEEKIVDVYLNFLRKKIETQEKKYIQNIRGFGYMLKLKRGDSYEKDI
- a CDS encoding sensor histidine kinase; the encoded protein is MKKISKMLLKSYMILILIFTCSSVVIFITVEAYIKRSSADDLYAIDSFLQYETKEFKEKLESGRKINDIIDSALDEAPKILGSSIIFKLNGQILSRSYSENELKQVENEDYYDIVKDCGYYNLQYLKRKINIKEYPNLEVYIIKNLKAEKRLMLNIIGLSTLILIFTTLLAYFISKRFYNRFTFSLNELQRLTNEINLESLDTNLKKNEYYEFQQVIISYNNMLKRLKEQAKKQIDFVNNASHELKTPIFVISGYVDLIKRWGYLNKELVEESLDAIGEESKNMANLVNKLLFLAKDEENYINEEEINLKDLIINIVKDLKILYPLQEIEIIISEEHTIISDNFLLKQLLINLIENAVKYGNKKKVTIILKKDKNITIEIIDRGKGINKENLNKIFEKFYREDKARSRSEGSYGLGLAIVKKIADMLDIYVEVESELKRGTTARAIFKNSISL
- a CDS encoding DUF2147 domain-containing protein; this encodes MNKIIILFILITFTLFSKELPDPYIGYWLLPNQKVIVEIQKKENEYVGYIRWLKDSKYPIGDKMAGKEQIDRNNPSPLLRNRKVLNLQVVGGLVKNEKNQLVKGWIYDSWNGKFYYGSITTLNTNTLKLKGSIDKFGILSHSLKIKKVNLERYIDYSNNKNNKD
- a CDS encoding thioredoxin family protein, with translation MEYKELFETGMSYETFLSIASASEREEIAEITKVISICEEYTNKIKSLDKPYNFLLSAESWCPYVRATIPVLVKMTEINPNIKLGIITEGRGFKFLREKLEIPEEKYVVPTLAILDENFDFVARYIGRPKKYRNIGFENVSKEYFAGYRSDDIIEEILEKMGK